From Onychostoma macrolepis isolate SWU-2019 chromosome 05, ASM1243209v1, whole genome shotgun sequence, one genomic window encodes:
- the card9 gene encoding caspase recruitment domain-containing protein 9 isoform X2 yields the protein MFDGPGGFELEEDDECWARLEDYRMLLIKTIEPSRITPYLRQCKVLSSEDEEQIYNDPSLVIRRRKVGVLLDILQRTGLKGYEAFLESLELDYPDVYRKITGKEPARVFSVLIDTAGECGLTQFLMSEVSRLQKLAQDERRKRLEVSAQAAEQLDTIRQLQLCESELHKQQDRVQRIREERERMCEEARKLRDENYRLMHDLTRLSEDKNCALMCNRDLQLEIEKLKHSLMNAESDSKIQRKKTITLKNAMEQRPSPELIWQMQRENDLLTARIQELESASKVQTLENEKLDSQSLEEFKQQSQAQYQELVNDVYNLRRDLHDAEELRDKYQEEKDELELKCIMLKKDSKMYRDRMEDILKQLEEVIKERDKAICTREEYHLENSKNLQDKDQYRKQIREMGERYDELQVQLFRTQGEVLALQLKLRKKKNPIQVNSEESSLLSSFEMKSQTSEEESRERGEKDMSEESQSQTSGEYNYSERMFPEENISAKCRLKEKCNFHYRRKRALRTKKFTDKESVQCILDNTTGSDTDGM from the exons ATGTTTGATGGCCCAGGGGGTTTTGAGTTGGAGGAGGATGATGAGTGCTGGGCACGGCTGGAAGACTACAGAATGCTTCTCATCAAGACCATTGAGCCCTCAAGGATAACACCTTATCTGAGACAATGTAAAGTGCTGAGCAGTGAGGACGAAGAACAGATCTACAACGACCCCAGTCTGGTTATCAGGCGTAGAAAAGTTG GAGTGCTGCTGGACATATTACAAAGAACTGGCCTCAAAGGATATGAGGCATTTCTAGAGAGTTTGGAGCTAGACTACCCAGATGTGTACCGCAAAATCACTGGCAAAGAGCCTGCTAGGGTCTTCTCCGTACTTATTG ACACGGCCGGTGAATGTGGCCTCACTCAGTTCCTCATGAGCGAGGTCTCTCGCCTACAGAAGCTCGCGCAGGACGAACGGAGGAAGCGACTCGAGGTGTCTGCACAGGCGGCGGAGCAGCTAGACACCATCCGCCAGCTGCAGCTGTGTGAGAGCGAGCTGCACAAACAGCAGGACCGCGTGCAGCGCATCCGAGAGGAGCGCGAGCGCATGTGCGAAGAGGCGCGAAAACTGAGAGACGAGAATTACCGATTGATGCACGACCTGACCCGACTGAGCGAGGACAAGAACTGCGCACTCATGTGTAACAGAGACCTCCAGCTCGAG ATTGAGAAATTGAAACACAGCTTAATGAATGCAGAAAGTGACTCAAAAATCCAacggaaaaaaacaataacctTGAAGAATGCCATGGAGCAGAGGCCAAGTCCTGAGCTGATCTGGCAGATGCAGAGAGAAAATGACCTCCTTACAGCTCGCATACAGGAGCTTGAAAGTGCTTCCAAG GTCCAAACTCTGGAGAATGAAAAACTTGATTCACAGTCATTAGAGGAATTCAAGCAACAAAGTCAGGCACAATACCAGGAGTTGGTGAATGATGTCTACAATCTAAGGAGAGACCTACATGACGCAGAAGAGCTGCGTGATAAG tatcAAGAGGAGAAGGATGAGTTAGAACTGAAGTGCATAATGCTAAAAAAGGACTCCAAAATGTACCGTGACCGAATGgaagacattctgaagcagCTGGAAGAAGTTATCAAAGAAAGAGACAAG GCTATTTGTACAAGAGAGGAGTACCATTTGGAGAACTCCAAAAATCTCCAAGACAAAGACCAGTACCGCAAACAGATCCGGGAGATGGGAGAGCGTTATGATGAACTTCAAGTCCAGTTGTTTCGAACTCAAGGAGAGGTTCTTGCTCTTCAGTTAAAGCTTCGCAAAAAGAAAAACCCAATTCAAGTG AACTCAGAAGAAAGCTCCTTGCTGAGTTCATTTGAG ATGAAAAGTCAGACTAGTGAGGAGGAGTCCAGGGAAAGGGGTGAAAAGG ATATGAGTGAAGAGTCACAGAGCCAGACATCTGGAGAGTACAAT TATTCCGAGAGGATGTTCCCTGAGGAGAACATATCAGCTAAATGCAGACTTAAAGAAAAATGCAACTTTCATTATAGGAG GAAACGTGCTTTAAGAACCAAAAAATTCACAGACAAAGAGAGTGTGCAGTGCATACTGGACAACACTACTGGGAGTGATACAGACGGGATGTGA
- the card9 gene encoding caspase recruitment domain-containing protein 9 isoform X1: MFDGPGGFELEEDDECWARLEDYRMLLIKTIEPSRITPYLRQCKVLSSEDEEQIYNDPSLVIRRRKVGVLLDILQRTGLKGYEAFLESLELDYPDVYRKITGKEPARVFSVLIDTAGECGLTQFLMSEVSRLQKLAQDERRKRLEVSAQAAEQLDTIRQLQLCESELHKQQDRVQRIREERERMCEEARKLRDENYRLMHDLTRLSEDKNCALMCNRDLQLEIEKLKHSLMNAESDSKIQRKKTITLKNAMEQRPSPELIWQMQRENDLLTARIQELESASKVQTLENEKLDSQSLEEFKQQSQAQYQELVNDVYNLRRDLHDAEELRDKYQEEKDELELKCIMLKKDSKMYRDRMEDILKQLEEVIKERDKAICTREEYHLENSKNLQDKDQYRKQIREMGERYDELQVQLFRTQGEVLALQLKLRKKKNPIQVNSEESSLLSSFESSTGLLAFCPQMKSQTSEEESRERGEKDMSEESQSQTSGEYNYSERMFPEENISAKCRLKEKCNFHYRRKRALRTKKFTDKESVQCILDNTTGSDTDGM; this comes from the exons ATGTTTGATGGCCCAGGGGGTTTTGAGTTGGAGGAGGATGATGAGTGCTGGGCACGGCTGGAAGACTACAGAATGCTTCTCATCAAGACCATTGAGCCCTCAAGGATAACACCTTATCTGAGACAATGTAAAGTGCTGAGCAGTGAGGACGAAGAACAGATCTACAACGACCCCAGTCTGGTTATCAGGCGTAGAAAAGTTG GAGTGCTGCTGGACATATTACAAAGAACTGGCCTCAAAGGATATGAGGCATTTCTAGAGAGTTTGGAGCTAGACTACCCAGATGTGTACCGCAAAATCACTGGCAAAGAGCCTGCTAGGGTCTTCTCCGTACTTATTG ACACGGCCGGTGAATGTGGCCTCACTCAGTTCCTCATGAGCGAGGTCTCTCGCCTACAGAAGCTCGCGCAGGACGAACGGAGGAAGCGACTCGAGGTGTCTGCACAGGCGGCGGAGCAGCTAGACACCATCCGCCAGCTGCAGCTGTGTGAGAGCGAGCTGCACAAACAGCAGGACCGCGTGCAGCGCATCCGAGAGGAGCGCGAGCGCATGTGCGAAGAGGCGCGAAAACTGAGAGACGAGAATTACCGATTGATGCACGACCTGACCCGACTGAGCGAGGACAAGAACTGCGCACTCATGTGTAACAGAGACCTCCAGCTCGAG ATTGAGAAATTGAAACACAGCTTAATGAATGCAGAAAGTGACTCAAAAATCCAacggaaaaaaacaataacctTGAAGAATGCCATGGAGCAGAGGCCAAGTCCTGAGCTGATCTGGCAGATGCAGAGAGAAAATGACCTCCTTACAGCTCGCATACAGGAGCTTGAAAGTGCTTCCAAG GTCCAAACTCTGGAGAATGAAAAACTTGATTCACAGTCATTAGAGGAATTCAAGCAACAAAGTCAGGCACAATACCAGGAGTTGGTGAATGATGTCTACAATCTAAGGAGAGACCTACATGACGCAGAAGAGCTGCGTGATAAG tatcAAGAGGAGAAGGATGAGTTAGAACTGAAGTGCATAATGCTAAAAAAGGACTCCAAAATGTACCGTGACCGAATGgaagacattctgaagcagCTGGAAGAAGTTATCAAAGAAAGAGACAAG GCTATTTGTACAAGAGAGGAGTACCATTTGGAGAACTCCAAAAATCTCCAAGACAAAGACCAGTACCGCAAACAGATCCGGGAGATGGGAGAGCGTTATGATGAACTTCAAGTCCAGTTGTTTCGAACTCAAGGAGAGGTTCTTGCTCTTCAGTTAAAGCTTCGCAAAAAGAAAAACCCAATTCAAGTG AACTCAGAAGAAAGCTCCTTGCTGAGTTCATTTGAG TCATCAACAGGGTTGCTTGCATTTTGTCCACAGATGAAAAGTCAGACTAGTGAGGAGGAGTCCAGGGAAAGGGGTGAAAAGG ATATGAGTGAAGAGTCACAGAGCCAGACATCTGGAGAGTACAAT TATTCCGAGAGGATGTTCCCTGAGGAGAACATATCAGCTAAATGCAGACTTAAAGAAAAATGCAACTTTCATTATAGGAG GAAACGTGCTTTAAGAACCAAAAAATTCACAGACAAAGAGAGTGTGCAGTGCATACTGGACAACACTACTGGGAGTGATACAGACGGGATGTGA
- the card9 gene encoding caspase recruitment domain-containing protein 9 isoform X3: protein MFDGPGGFELEEDDECWARLEDYRMLLIKTIEPSRITPYLRQCKVLSSEDEEQIYNDPSLVIRRRKVGVLLDILQRTGLKGYEAFLESLELDYPDVYRKITGKEPARVFSVLIDTAGECGLTQFLMSEVSRLQKLAQDERRKRLEVSAQAAEQLDTIRQLQLCESELHKQQDRVQRIREERERMCEEARKLRDENYRLMHDLTRLSEDKNCALMCNRDLQLEIEKLKHSLMNAESDSKIQRKKTITLKNAMEQRPSPELIWQMQRENDLLTARIQELESASKVQTLENEKLDSQSLEEFKQQSQAQYQELVNDVYNLRRDLHDAEELRDKYQEEKDELELKCIMLKKDSKMYRDRMEDILKQLEEVIKERDKAICTREEYHLENSKNLQDKDQYRKQIREMGERYDELQVQLFRTQGEVLALQLKLRKKKNPIQVNSEESSLLSSFESSTGLLAFCPQMKSQTSEEESRERGEKDMSEESQSQTSGEYNYSERMFPEENISAKCRLKEKCNFHYRRF, encoded by the exons ATGTTTGATGGCCCAGGGGGTTTTGAGTTGGAGGAGGATGATGAGTGCTGGGCACGGCTGGAAGACTACAGAATGCTTCTCATCAAGACCATTGAGCCCTCAAGGATAACACCTTATCTGAGACAATGTAAAGTGCTGAGCAGTGAGGACGAAGAACAGATCTACAACGACCCCAGTCTGGTTATCAGGCGTAGAAAAGTTG GAGTGCTGCTGGACATATTACAAAGAACTGGCCTCAAAGGATATGAGGCATTTCTAGAGAGTTTGGAGCTAGACTACCCAGATGTGTACCGCAAAATCACTGGCAAAGAGCCTGCTAGGGTCTTCTCCGTACTTATTG ACACGGCCGGTGAATGTGGCCTCACTCAGTTCCTCATGAGCGAGGTCTCTCGCCTACAGAAGCTCGCGCAGGACGAACGGAGGAAGCGACTCGAGGTGTCTGCACAGGCGGCGGAGCAGCTAGACACCATCCGCCAGCTGCAGCTGTGTGAGAGCGAGCTGCACAAACAGCAGGACCGCGTGCAGCGCATCCGAGAGGAGCGCGAGCGCATGTGCGAAGAGGCGCGAAAACTGAGAGACGAGAATTACCGATTGATGCACGACCTGACCCGACTGAGCGAGGACAAGAACTGCGCACTCATGTGTAACAGAGACCTCCAGCTCGAG ATTGAGAAATTGAAACACAGCTTAATGAATGCAGAAAGTGACTCAAAAATCCAacggaaaaaaacaataacctTGAAGAATGCCATGGAGCAGAGGCCAAGTCCTGAGCTGATCTGGCAGATGCAGAGAGAAAATGACCTCCTTACAGCTCGCATACAGGAGCTTGAAAGTGCTTCCAAG GTCCAAACTCTGGAGAATGAAAAACTTGATTCACAGTCATTAGAGGAATTCAAGCAACAAAGTCAGGCACAATACCAGGAGTTGGTGAATGATGTCTACAATCTAAGGAGAGACCTACATGACGCAGAAGAGCTGCGTGATAAG tatcAAGAGGAGAAGGATGAGTTAGAACTGAAGTGCATAATGCTAAAAAAGGACTCCAAAATGTACCGTGACCGAATGgaagacattctgaagcagCTGGAAGAAGTTATCAAAGAAAGAGACAAG GCTATTTGTACAAGAGAGGAGTACCATTTGGAGAACTCCAAAAATCTCCAAGACAAAGACCAGTACCGCAAACAGATCCGGGAGATGGGAGAGCGTTATGATGAACTTCAAGTCCAGTTGTTTCGAACTCAAGGAGAGGTTCTTGCTCTTCAGTTAAAGCTTCGCAAAAAGAAAAACCCAATTCAAGTG AACTCAGAAGAAAGCTCCTTGCTGAGTTCATTTGAG TCATCAACAGGGTTGCTTGCATTTTGTCCACAGATGAAAAGTCAGACTAGTGAGGAGGAGTCCAGGGAAAGGGGTGAAAAGG ATATGAGTGAAGAGTCACAGAGCCAGACATCTGGAGAGTACAAT TATTCCGAGAGGATGTTCCCTGAGGAGAACATATCAGCTAAATGCAGACTTAAAGAAAAATGCAACTTTCATTATAGGAG attttaa